A window of Cryptomeria japonica chromosome 3, Sugi_1.0, whole genome shotgun sequence contains these coding sequences:
- the LOC131054135 gene encoding protein AGENET DOMAIN (AGD)-CONTAINING P1 — protein sequence MKVKIGTKVEVCSEEEGYGGAWFEGSVIGFGNGRKKRTFFVRYEKFVAEDLNGEALVEEVCLKNMRPIPPYKRMPKNLSAGIAVEALDSDCWWRGFIITRFRSPFSGEELFQVYFPDTRTIKAYPRSDLRPAQEWIRGKWRPLLCS from the coding sequence ATGAAGGTGAAGATAGGGACAAAGGTGGAAGTGTGCAGCGAAGAGGAGGGATATGGAGGAGCCTGGTTTGAAGGAAGTGTCATTGGGTTTGGCAATGGCCGTAAGAAGCGTACATTCTTTGTTCGATATGAGAAATTTGTTGCAGAGGATTTGAATGGAGAGGCACTGGTGGAGGAGGTATGTTTAAAGAATATGAGACCCATTCCGCCCTACAAGCGAATGCCCAAAAATTTATCAGCTGGGATCGCAGTTGAAGCGCTTGACAGTGACTGTTGGTGGAGGGGTTTTATTATCACCAGATTTCGATCACCTTTTAGTGGGGAGGAGCTCTTTCAAGTCTACTTTCCTGATACTCGAACTATCAAAGCCTATCCGCGCTCTGACCTACGCCCCGCTCAAGAATGGATCAGAGGAAAGTGGAGACCGCTACTATGCAGTTAA